In Thermococcus stetteri, the following proteins share a genomic window:
- a CDS encoding tetratricopeptide repeat protein, which translates to MDKLKAYLIGFLVVIIAIAAGIVWYGGWKLLLQVILVLGFLGLTLVLGFFTALTLYAESWKYGAILAVFTAISAYGLYLSWVWKNLGVVGGIMVFFVAVVAFGIWYISEPDLGLVDRFKSAESLEKAGKYKQAARKYEKAGNYLKAAEMYLKLGWLESAAWAYEKAGEYAKAAEIYEQLYEKEKDTYYLKEAHEYWKKAGDMERAAKALERYAEEEPWFWEDVAKLYEELGNEEKAREAWEKALEYYKGEAQEEGVFWEDVGNIARRLGMEDLAREAYQKFLEYCLKEAEEDPMWWKHVAEAYEYLGEKEKAEEAKKKYEEYRQKIMKANEETSKFPEGEKE; encoded by the coding sequence ATGGACAAGCTGAAAGCTTATCTCATAGGGTTCCTGGTTGTGATAATAGCCATAGCGGCCGGGATAGTCTGGTACGGCGGCTGGAAGCTTCTGCTCCAGGTGATACTCGTCCTCGGTTTTCTCGGCCTTACGCTCGTCCTCGGGTTCTTTACCGCGCTAACCCTCTACGCCGAGAGCTGGAAGTATGGCGCTATACTGGCTGTTTTCACCGCCATCAGCGCCTACGGCCTCTACCTCAGCTGGGTCTGGAAGAACCTCGGCGTTGTCGGCGGGATAATGGTCTTCTTCGTAGCGGTTGTTGCCTTTGGAATCTGGTACATCAGCGAGCCCGACCTTGGGCTGGTCGACCGCTTCAAGAGCGCCGAGAGCCTCGAAAAGGCCGGGAAGTACAAGCAGGCGGCAAGGAAGTACGAGAAGGCCGGGAACTACCTGAAGGCCGCTGAGATGTACTTAAAGCTCGGCTGGCTTGAGAGCGCCGCCTGGGCCTACGAGAAGGCGGGAGAGTACGCCAAGGCGGCCGAGATATACGAGCAGTTGTATGAGAAGGAGAAGGACACCTACTACCTCAAGGAGGCCCACGAGTACTGGAAGAAGGCCGGAGACATGGAGAGAGCAGCGAAGGCCCTTGAGCGCTACGCCGAGGAGGAGCCCTGGTTCTGGGAGGACGTCGCCAAGCTCTACGAGGAGCTTGGGAACGAGGAGAAGGCCAGGGAAGCCTGGGAGAAGGCCCTTGAGTACTACAAGGGGGAGGCCCAGGAGGAAGGAGTTTTCTGGGAGGACGTGGGCAACATCGCGAGGAGGCTCGGTATGGAGGACCTCGCCAGAGAGGCCTATCAGAAGTTCCTCGAGTACTGCCTGAAGGAAGCTGAAGAAGACCCGATGTGGTGGAAGCACGTTGCTGAGGCCTACGAGTACCTCGGAGAGAAGGAGAAGGCGGAAGAAGCTAAAAAGAAGTACGAGGAGTACAGGCAGAAGATCATGAAGGCGAACGAAGAGACCTCGAAGTTCCCTGAAGGGGAGAAGGAGTGA
- the otg gene encoding methylated-DNA--protein-cysteine methyltransferase, whose product MLSVEKFRVGEREVWIGVVFSGRVQGIAFAFDRRTLMERIRSLAEHLRKRGVSVSLDVQPSDYPEKVFKVMIGELDNADFLPELSFEGVTPFEKKVYEWLTKNVKRGSVITYGALAKALNTSPRAIGGAMKRNPYPIVVSCHRVVAHDGIGYYSSGIDEKKFLLEIEGVKEWTS is encoded by the coding sequence ATGCTGAGCGTGGAGAAGTTTAGGGTCGGCGAGAGGGAAGTCTGGATCGGCGTGGTCTTCTCCGGAAGGGTGCAGGGGATAGCGTTCGCCTTTGACAGGAGAACTCTCATGGAGAGAATCCGCTCCCTCGCCGAGCACCTGAGGAAGAGGGGGGTCAGCGTCTCCCTCGACGTTCAGCCGAGCGACTACCCTGAGAAGGTATTCAAAGTCATGATTGGAGAGCTCGACAACGCCGATTTTCTCCCGGAGCTTTCCTTTGAGGGAGTTACACCCTTTGAAAAGAAAGTTTACGAGTGGCTCACAAAAAACGTTAAAAGAGGGAGCGTTATAACCTACGGTGCCCTTGCAAAGGCACTCAACACGTCTCCGAGAGCAATCGGCGGTGCGATGAAGCGAAACCCGTACCCAATCGTCGTTTCCTGTCATAGGGTCGTTGCACACGATGGTATTGGTTACTACAGCTCCGGAATTGATGAGAAGAAGTTCCTGCTGGAAATTGAGGGGGTGAAAGAATGGACAAGCTGA
- a CDS encoding RNA methyltransferase, whose protein sequence is MISVVLVEPEGPANIGMIARTMKNFGFSRLVLINPNLTDESYAYAVHARDVLKNALILDSFEEAFRLFDLTVGTTGKPGKRFVPHRSPLMPWELAEAIKDYRGEVGIFFGRESIGLKNEELEAMDVTLTIPTSDAYPVMNLAQAVAVVLYELSKRRPEPYVEALKPATREEKEVLVRTWEKLLNVLDYPKDAERREVFVKVFQRAVGRAFLYGREVHTLIGPLRKTIKRLEECRC, encoded by the coding sequence ATGATATCCGTCGTTTTGGTCGAACCAGAGGGCCCGGCAAACATAGGAATGATAGCCAGGACCATGAAAAACTTCGGCTTCTCAAGGTTAGTCCTCATCAATCCCAACCTGACCGACGAGAGCTACGCCTACGCCGTCCACGCGAGGGATGTCCTCAAAAACGCCCTAATTCTAGACTCCTTTGAAGAAGCCTTTAGACTGTTCGACCTCACAGTTGGAACGACTGGAAAGCCAGGAAAGCGCTTCGTACCCCACCGCTCACCCTTGATGCCCTGGGAGCTGGCTGAGGCTATCAAGGACTATCGGGGAGAAGTGGGAATATTCTTCGGGCGAGAGAGCATCGGACTGAAGAACGAGGAGCTTGAGGCGATGGACGTTACCCTAACGATACCAACGAGCGATGCCTATCCCGTCATGAACCTCGCCCAGGCAGTCGCGGTTGTTCTCTACGAGCTGTCGAAGAGGAGGCCTGAGCCCTACGTTGAGGCACTGAAGCCGGCTACAAGAGAGGAGAAAGAAGTCCTCGTAAGGACGTGGGAAAAGCTCCTCAACGTCCTCGATTATCCAAAGGACGCCGAGAGGAGAGAGGTCTTTGTTAAGGTCTTTCAGAGGGCCGTTGGGAGGGCCTTCCTCTACGGTAGGGAAGTCCACACGCTCATCGGGCCGCTCCGGAAGACCATTAAACGGCTGGAGGAATGTCGATGCTGA
- a CDS encoding 2-dehydropantoate 2-reductase: MRIYVLGAGSIGSLFGALLARAGNDVTLIGRKEQVDAINKAGLHVFGAEEFTVKPKATVYAPEEPPDLLILAVKSYSTKTALECARQCIGENTWILSVQNGLGNEELALKYTPNVIGGITTNGAMLVEWGRVLWAGKGITVIGRYPTGKDDFVDEIASVFNDAGIETSVTENAIGWKWAKAIVNSVINGLGTVLEVKNGQLKDDPYLEGISVDIAREGCMVAQQLGVEFEVHPLELLWDTIERTRENYNSTLQDILRGRETEVDYIHGKIVEYARSVGMEAPRNELLWVLIKAKERINRGSTKG, translated from the coding sequence ATGAGGATATACGTTCTCGGTGCGGGCAGTATCGGCTCCCTCTTCGGCGCTCTTCTGGCGAGGGCCGGGAACGACGTTACCCTGATCGGACGAAAGGAACAGGTTGATGCCATCAACAAGGCCGGACTTCACGTCTTTGGTGCCGAGGAGTTCACCGTGAAGCCAAAGGCCACCGTTTACGCTCCAGAGGAGCCGCCTGACCTGCTCATCCTGGCTGTCAAGTCCTACTCGACGAAGACCGCCCTCGAGTGCGCCAGACAGTGCATAGGAGAGAACACCTGGATTCTGAGCGTCCAGAACGGCCTCGGGAACGAGGAGCTCGCGCTTAAGTACACGCCCAACGTGATTGGGGGGATAACCACCAACGGGGCGATGCTGGTTGAGTGGGGGAGAGTTCTTTGGGCCGGAAAGGGGATAACTGTGATCGGAAGGTATCCCACTGGAAAAGACGACTTTGTTGATGAGATTGCCTCAGTTTTCAACGACGCTGGGATAGAGACGAGCGTAACTGAAAACGCGATCGGCTGGAAGTGGGCGAAGGCGATAGTGAACTCGGTGATAAACGGCCTCGGAACGGTTCTTGAGGTAAAGAACGGCCAACTCAAGGATGATCCATACCTCGAAGGGATTTCCGTTGACATAGCCAGGGAAGGCTGTATGGTCGCCCAGCAGTTGGGGGTTGAGTTCGAGGTTCACCCGCTTGAGCTCCTCTGGGACACCATAGAGAGAACGCGAGAAAACTACAACTCGACGCTCCAGGACATCCTGCGCGGGCGGGAGACAGAGGTGGACTACATACACGGTAAAATAGTCGAGTACGCCCGCTCCGTTGGAATGGAAGCGCCGAGGAACGAGCTTCTGTGGGTTCTCATCAAGGCGAAGGAAAGGATAAATAGGGGTTCCACGAAGGGATGA
- a CDS encoding TIGR00153 family protein: MPLFGGKETNVFEAIDKHLEVVEGTLILFRDMVEAYLNRDLERAKELEEEVSKLETEADNLRRSIELMLYEGAFLPVSRGDYVRLSELIDQVADAAESAAHTLILAKPKVPADLKGEILDLVDSSIETFKALKEAVKALNEDVDKALELAKKTEDAEESADKIEYDVKAKVFESETITTYAKLIWNQVLTKIGDIADRAEDASDQVMLMAIKRRG; this comes from the coding sequence ATGCCGCTCTTTGGAGGAAAGGAAACAAACGTCTTCGAGGCCATAGACAAGCACCTGGAGGTCGTCGAGGGCACTCTGATACTGTTCAGGGACATGGTCGAGGCCTACCTCAACAGAGACCTTGAGAGGGCCAAGGAGCTCGAAGAGGAAGTTTCAAAGCTCGAGACCGAGGCGGACAACCTCAGGAGAAGCATTGAGCTGATGCTCTACGAGGGGGCGTTTCTCCCGGTCAGCAGGGGGGACTACGTGAGGCTGAGCGAGCTGATCGATCAGGTGGCGGATGCCGCGGAGAGCGCCGCCCATACCCTCATCCTAGCCAAACCGAAAGTTCCAGCGGACCTGAAGGGGGAGATACTCGACCTCGTGGACTCGTCCATAGAGACCTTCAAGGCACTCAAAGAGGCCGTCAAGGCCCTCAACGAGGACGTTGATAAAGCCCTTGAGCTGGCCAAAAAGACGGAAGATGCAGAGGAGAGCGCCGATAAGATTGAGTACGACGTGAAGGCCAAGGTCTTCGAGAGCGAGACTATAACTACCTACGCAAAGCTGATATGGAATCAGGTTCTAACCAAGATCGGCGACATAGCCGACCGCGCCGAAGATGCTTCGGATCAGGTCATGCTGATGGCCATAAAGAGGAGGGGGTGA
- a CDS encoding D-2-hydroxyacid dehydrogenase, translating to MKVLVAAPIHEKAIEVLKNAGFEVVYEEYPDKDRLVELVKDVDAIIVRSKPKITRKVIEAAPKLKVIGRAGVGLDNIDLKAAEERGIKVVNSPGASSRSVAELAIGLIFNVARKIAFADRKMREGIWAKKQAMGVELEGKTIGVVGFGRIGYQVAKIANALGMKVLLYDPYPTEERAREVGGKFVDLETLLKESDVVTLHVPLVDATYHLINEERLRLMKPTAILINAARGAVVDTSALVKALQEGWIAGAGLDVYEEEPLPKDHPLTKLDNVVLTPHIGASTVEAQMRAGVEVAEKIVEALKG from the coding sequence ATGAAGGTTTTGGTAGCTGCTCCCATCCATGAGAAGGCGATTGAGGTTCTGAAGAACGCAGGTTTTGAGGTCGTTTACGAGGAGTATCCAGACAAGGACAGGCTGGTGGAACTCGTTAAGGACGTTGACGCGATAATAGTGAGGAGCAAGCCGAAGATAACCAGGAAGGTCATCGAGGCCGCTCCCAAGCTCAAGGTCATAGGAAGGGCCGGTGTCGGATTGGACAACATAGACCTCAAGGCCGCCGAGGAGCGCGGGATTAAGGTCGTCAACAGTCCGGGCGCGAGCTCTAGGAGCGTCGCCGAGCTTGCTATCGGCCTTATCTTCAATGTCGCTAGGAAGATAGCCTTCGCCGACAGGAAGATGAGGGAAGGGATCTGGGCCAAGAAGCAGGCAATGGGGGTTGAACTTGAGGGCAAAACGATCGGTGTCGTTGGCTTCGGGAGGATCGGCTACCAGGTGGCCAAGATCGCAAACGCCCTCGGGATGAAGGTTCTCCTCTACGACCCATATCCCACCGAGGAGAGGGCTAGAGAAGTAGGTGGGAAGTTTGTGGACCTTGAAACCCTCCTGAAGGAGAGCGACGTGGTAACGTTACACGTCCCACTGGTGGATGCCACCTACCACCTCATAAACGAGGAGAGGCTCAGGCTGATGAAGCCGACCGCGATACTCATCAACGCGGCAAGGGGAGCCGTGGTCGATACCAGCGCCCTCGTCAAGGCCCTACAGGAGGGCTGGATCGCTGGAGCGGGGCTGGACGTCTACGAGGAGGAGCCTCTGCCGAAGGACCACCCGCTAACGAAGCTCGACAACGTGGTTTTGACGCCGCACATCGGAGCCTCGACCGTTGAGGCCCAGATGAGGGCAGGCGTCGAGGTCGCCGAAAAGATAGTGGAAGCCCTCAAGGGCTGA
- a CDS encoding fumarate hydratase translates to MEGLVDTIVDAIRLAVTTIPEDTVKALRRAYEREESEVARFNLCNVLRAIEIGRNRSIPVCQDTGTLTFFVKAGAESPYLGEIEASIIEATRRATLEIPLRPNAVDVLTNKNSGDNTGKDVPVIHWELVGGSEIQIAVLPKGGGSENCSALAMLTPAEGWEGVKRFVLERVKECGGKPCPPVILGIGVGGGADYSLTLAKKALLRKVGERNPNERIAELEEELLEEVNSLGLGPMGMGGNTTAIDVKIEVAYRHPASFPVGLVVQCWANRRAFLRIKADGRVEVWQ, encoded by the coding sequence TTGGAAGGCCTCGTTGATACCATCGTTGACGCCATTAGGCTCGCGGTCACGACAATCCCAGAGGACACCGTGAAAGCCCTCAGAAGGGCCTACGAAAGAGAGGAGAGCGAAGTGGCGCGCTTCAACCTCTGCAACGTTTTGAGGGCAATCGAGATCGGAAGGAACCGCTCGATACCCGTCTGCCAGGACACCGGAACGCTGACCTTCTTCGTGAAGGCGGGCGCTGAAAGCCCTTATCTAGGCGAGATTGAAGCTTCAATCATAGAGGCAACGAGGAGGGCGACCCTTGAGATACCTCTGAGGCCCAACGCCGTTGACGTTCTTACCAATAAAAACTCTGGCGACAACACTGGAAAAGACGTGCCGGTGATCCACTGGGAGCTGGTTGGTGGAAGCGAGATCCAGATAGCCGTTCTCCCGAAGGGCGGCGGGAGCGAGAACTGCTCCGCCTTGGCGATGCTGACTCCCGCTGAAGGCTGGGAGGGCGTTAAGCGCTTCGTCCTTGAGCGGGTAAAGGAGTGCGGCGGAAAGCCCTGTCCGCCGGTGATCCTGGGGATCGGAGTCGGAGGAGGGGCAGATTACTCCCTAACGCTGGCTAAGAAGGCACTGCTGAGGAAGGTAGGCGAGAGGAACCCGAACGAGAGGATAGCGGAGCTCGAGGAAGAGCTGCTTGAGGAGGTCAATTCCCTCGGACTTGGCCCAATGGGAATGGGAGGAAATACTACCGCCATCGACGTCAAAATCGAGGTCGCATACAGGCACCCGGCGAGCTTTCCGGTTGGTTTGGTCGTCCAGTGCTGGGCGAACAGGAGGGCCTTCCTCAGGATAAAAGCCGACGGGAGGGTCGAGGTGTGGCAGTGA
- a CDS encoding FumA C-terminus/TtdB family hydratase beta subunit, with protein MAVRLKAALGEEVLDLKAGDVVYLSGRIYTARDAAHRKILELSKKGKLPFELDGAVIYHCGPVVRRKGDGWEVVSAGPTTSARMNRYLDEILSLGVRGIIGKGGMEVGPFVGRAVYFAFTGGAGSLAAKSVKRVVDVHWLDELGIPEAVWVLEVENFPLLVAIDSKGNSLYR; from the coding sequence GTGGCAGTGAGGCTGAAAGCAGCCCTCGGTGAGGAAGTCCTTGATCTGAAGGCAGGCGACGTCGTCTACCTCTCCGGGAGGATCTACACGGCAAGAGACGCGGCCCACAGGAAGATTCTGGAGCTCTCGAAGAAGGGAAAGCTTCCCTTCGAGCTTGATGGGGCTGTCATTTACCACTGCGGCCCGGTGGTCAGGAGAAAAGGTGATGGGTGGGAAGTCGTCTCCGCAGGGCCAACCACGAGCGCGAGGATGAACAGATACCTCGATGAAATCCTGTCCCTCGGCGTTAGGGGGATAATAGGAAAGGGCGGCATGGAGGTCGGGCCTTTCGTTGGGAGGGCCGTCTACTTCGCCTTCACCGGAGGGGCTGGCTCTCTGGCGGCGAAGAGCGTGAAAAGGGTAGTTGACGTTCACTGGCTTGATGAACTCGGAATACCAGAGGCCGTATGGGTGCTTGAAGTGGAGAACTTTCCGCTACTCGTCGCGATAGACTCTAAGGGGAACTCCCTCTACCGGTGA
- a CDS encoding NAD(P)-dependent malic enzyme — protein sequence MDPLEFHRDNFPGNGKIEVIPKVPVNRETLSLAYTPGVAEPSKAIASGADPDEYTVIPNTVAVVTDGSAILGLGDIGPVAGMPVMEGKAVLFKALAGVDAFPILINTKDVDEIVRTVELISPGFGGINLEDISAPRCFEIEERLRESLDIPVFHDDQHGTAVVTLAGLINALKLVGKKFGEIKVAISGAGAAGIAIGKTLHSVGVKEIVTVDRKGIIHEGREDLNPYKREVAEYNVHGIEGGLKEAMEGADVFIGVSAGGIVTRDMIGVMADDAIVFAMANPIPEIMPEEAKKAGARVVATGRSDFPNQINNVLGFPGIFRGALDVKARDITPGMKLAAAKAIASVVSDDKLGEDYIIPSPLHPDVFPKEARAVAEAAIREGVARRRVSGEWVEEHTKKLREFYSAFIEPLNEKRKAFTGRGSSP from the coding sequence ATGGATCCCCTCGAGTTCCACAGGGACAACTTCCCAGGGAATGGAAAGATTGAAGTCATACCGAAGGTTCCCGTTAACAGAGAGACCCTGAGCCTCGCCTACACCCCCGGCGTTGCCGAGCCCTCGAAGGCGATAGCCAGCGGAGCCGATCCAGACGAGTACACGGTCATACCGAACACCGTGGCAGTTGTTACCGACGGTTCGGCAATTCTGGGCCTCGGAGACATAGGGCCGGTCGCTGGAATGCCCGTTATGGAAGGAAAGGCGGTTCTCTTCAAGGCGCTCGCGGGCGTGGACGCCTTCCCAATCCTAATCAACACGAAGGACGTTGACGAGATCGTCAGAACGGTTGAGCTGATAAGCCCCGGCTTCGGCGGGATAAACCTGGAGGACATCTCCGCTCCAAGGTGCTTCGAGATAGAGGAGAGGCTGAGAGAAAGCCTCGATATACCCGTGTTCCACGACGACCAGCACGGGACGGCCGTTGTAACCCTCGCCGGGCTGATAAACGCCCTGAAGCTCGTCGGCAAGAAATTCGGGGAGATAAAGGTCGCCATCAGCGGTGCTGGAGCGGCTGGAATAGCTATAGGGAAGACGCTTCACAGCGTTGGTGTCAAGGAGATAGTCACCGTTGACAGGAAGGGGATAATACACGAGGGTAGGGAGGACCTCAACCCGTACAAGCGCGAGGTCGCGGAATACAACGTCCACGGGATAGAGGGCGGCCTGAAAGAGGCGATGGAAGGGGCCGACGTCTTCATTGGGGTGAGTGCTGGAGGGATAGTAACCCGGGATATGATCGGGGTAATGGCTGATGACGCCATAGTCTTTGCGATGGCCAATCCGATCCCCGAGATAATGCCTGAAGAGGCCAAGAAGGCCGGCGCGAGGGTCGTTGCCACGGGAAGGAGCGACTTCCCAAACCAGATAAACAACGTGCTTGGCTTTCCCGGAATCTTTAGGGGCGCCCTCGACGTCAAGGCCAGGGACATAACGCCCGGCATGAAGCTTGCCGCTGCAAAAGCCATAGCCTCGGTCGTGAGCGACGACAAGCTGGGCGAAGACTACATAATCCCCTCCCCTCTCCACCCCGATGTGTTTCCGAAGGAAGCGAGGGCAGTAGCGGAGGCGGCCATAAGAGAGGGCGTTGCGAGGAGGAGAGTGAGCGGTGAATGGGTCGAGGAGCACACGAAGAAGCTCAGGGAGTTCTACTCGGCTTTCATTGAACCACTAAACGAGAAAAGAAAGGCCTTCACCGGTAGAGGGAGTTCCCCTTAG
- the scpB gene encoding SMC-Scp complex subunit ScpB produces MGLLEDKALVEAALFVAGRPLSLKELSKALGIKSLEYLEKLIELIAAEYAERKSAIEVVRVLEDKYVMQVKQEYSQRVIHLMPKPDLRTGELKTLALIAYLQPVEQSKIIKLRGSQAYEHIKRLVEMGLIYAEPYERTKLLGTTKKFAELYGFPENDPVLIKEAFKKVVNAEYSDLMAKLEGKGEEKEEEAPSD; encoded by the coding sequence ATGGGACTGCTTGAGGACAAAGCCCTCGTGGAGGCTGCACTTTTTGTGGCCGGAAGACCGCTGAGCCTGAAGGAACTTTCAAAGGCACTTGGAATAAAATCACTGGAATACCTGGAAAAGCTGATAGAACTCATAGCGGCCGAGTATGCCGAGAGAAAGAGCGCGATAGAGGTAGTTAGAGTTCTTGAGGACAAGTACGTGATGCAGGTCAAGCAGGAGTACAGCCAGAGGGTTATCCACCTCATGCCAAAGCCAGACCTCAGGACCGGAGAGCTGAAGACCCTTGCCCTTATCGCCTACCTCCAGCCGGTCGAGCAGAGCAAGATAATCAAGCTCCGCGGCAGTCAGGCCTACGAACACATAAAACGGCTCGTTGAAATGGGTCTGATTTACGCCGAACCATACGAGAGGACAAAGCTCCTCGGGACGACCAAGAAGTTTGCTGAACTCTATGGATTCCCTGAGAACGATCCGGTTCTAATAAAGGAGGCCTTCAAAAAGGTCGTCAATGCAGAATACAGCGATCTGATGGCCAAACTTGAGGGCAAAGGTGAAGAAAAAGAAGAGGAAGCTCCGTCCGATTGA
- a CDS encoding OB-fold nucleic acid binding domain-containing protein codes for MEVLTKDEIINRIIRERGLSKSEIEERIRELAKMHGVSENAAAVMLAEELGVSLGKEEEMLYIKDLVPGMTGVNIVARIKRKFPPREYQKRDGSTGRVADLIIYDGTGQARLVLWDAMVAKYYDDLNVGDVIKVIDPTVKEGMRGVELHANFRTRIIKNPEDPRVEEIPPLEEVRSYNYRRVQIKELQGGERFVEVRGTIAKLYRVLVYDACPECRRKVDYDPSTDTWVCPEHGPVNPIKITVLDFGLDDSTGYIRTTLFGDSAAELIGEGPEVIEEKLKKLIDEGLTPKEAGKRLAEDEYYLLVGREIVVRGSVVEDKFLGTLFKARSWDEVNEKAEIERVRKELYRELKEYGLE; via the coding sequence ATGGAAGTTCTGACAAAGGACGAGATAATCAACCGGATTATCCGGGAGAGAGGACTTTCAAAGTCTGAAATTGAGGAGAGAATACGTGAACTGGCCAAAATGCACGGTGTTTCTGAAAACGCTGCCGCTGTAATGCTCGCAGAGGAGCTCGGAGTGAGCCTCGGAAAGGAAGAGGAAATGCTGTACATCAAGGACCTCGTGCCTGGAATGACGGGCGTGAACATAGTCGCGAGGATCAAGAGAAAGTTCCCGCCGAGGGAGTATCAGAAAAGGGACGGCTCAACGGGCAGGGTGGCCGACCTGATCATCTACGACGGCACGGGTCAGGCTAGGCTCGTTCTCTGGGATGCTATGGTGGCAAAGTACTACGACGACCTGAACGTTGGCGATGTAATCAAGGTCATAGACCCAACAGTCAAGGAAGGGATGAGAGGAGTGGAGCTCCACGCAAACTTCAGGACGAGGATAATCAAGAACCCGGAGGACCCGCGCGTCGAGGAGATTCCCCCGCTTGAAGAGGTCAGGAGCTACAACTACCGCAGGGTTCAGATAAAGGAGCTCCAGGGTGGAGAGCGCTTCGTCGAAGTCCGCGGAACGATAGCCAAACTGTACAGGGTGCTAGTTTACGACGCCTGCCCCGAGTGCAGGAGGAAGGTAGACTACGACCCATCGACCGATACCTGGGTCTGCCCCGAGCACGGGCCGGTGAACCCCATAAAGATAACCGTCCTCGACTTCGGTCTGGACGATTCAACGGGCTACATTAGAACGACACTCTTCGGCGACTCCGCGGCGGAGCTGATCGGAGAAGGACCGGAGGTCATCGAGGAGAAGCTCAAGAAGCTCATAGACGAAGGGCTGACTCCAAAGGAAGCCGGAAAGAGGCTCGCCGAGGACGAGTACTACCTGCTCGTCGGAAGGGAGATCGTAGTTAGAGGGAGCGTCGTGGAAGACAAGTTCCTGGGAACCCTCTTCAAGGCAAGGAGCTGGGACGAGGTCAACGAAAAGGCCGAGATAGAGCGCGTGAGGAAGGAGCTCTACCGCGAGCTGAAGGAGTACGGCCTTGAGTGA
- a CDS encoding replication protein RepA translates to MEETRFRRRKPAVERKIAEIKEDDTRVSLIGKAFKVDKMDYTFWLDDGTGVILVESEENVLPENGQIVRVIGRVIREEEGVHIFGEVVQDFSDADLEALEEVRELEKKILPKVEGVIEFFGGGEE, encoded by the coding sequence ATGGAGGAAACGAGATTTAGAAGGAGAAAGCCCGCAGTTGAGAGGAAGATAGCCGAGATAAAAGAAGACGACACCCGGGTCTCGCTCATCGGGAAGGCCTTCAAGGTCGACAAGATGGACTACACCTTCTGGCTGGACGACGGCACGGGAGTAATCCTCGTCGAGAGCGAGGAGAACGTCCTCCCAGAGAACGGCCAGATAGTCAGGGTAATCGGAAGGGTCATTAGAGAAGAGGAAGGCGTCCACATCTTCGGCGAGGTCGTTCAGGACTTCAGCGACGCAGACCTCGAGGCCCTTGAGGAAGTGAGGGAGCTTGAGAAGAAGATCCTTCCGAAGGTTGAGGGAGTAATCGAGTTCTTCGGAGGTGGTGAGGAATGA
- a CDS encoding OB-fold nucleic acid binding domain-containing protein has product MKKRLPASRVYIRDILEGYYVRSDGDFEPNYLITKDARKVYRVKVVATVVREPVISDDETYGKFQIDDGTGTIWVLGFRDDTRFIRLVKKGDLVQIIGKVAEWRDDKQILVEGVARVSPNFWILHRFETLKEKVEHAEKAKIAFEIYDRYGITAKAKVIAKNKGVDEELLQTIDELYTLMLEQRTLEEELFEKEAEEEEEKVEGNPEVEKAKEAIMKLLREKGKALSHKFIVKKLSSEFDEEIIEEAITQLLADGEIYEPEIGFYEPL; this is encoded by the coding sequence ATGAAGAAGCGCCTACCAGCAAGCAGGGTCTACATCAGGGACATCCTCGAGGGCTACTACGTCAGGAGCGACGGCGACTTTGAGCCGAACTACCTCATAACCAAGGACGCGAGAAAGGTCTACCGTGTCAAGGTCGTCGCCACCGTCGTAAGGGAACCCGTCATAAGCGACGACGAGACCTACGGAAAGTTCCAGATAGACGACGGGACGGGAACGATATGGGTTCTCGGCTTCCGCGATGATACGCGCTTCATAAGGCTCGTGAAGAAGGGTGATCTAGTCCAGATCATCGGAAAAGTGGCCGAATGGCGCGACGACAAGCAGATACTCGTTGAAGGAGTTGCCAGAGTCAGTCCCAACTTCTGGATACTCCACCGCTTCGAGACCCTCAAGGAGAAGGTCGAGCACGCTGAAAAGGCCAAGATAGCCTTCGAGATATACGACCGTTACGGAATAACTGCCAAGGCCAAGGTCATAGCGAAGAACAAGGGAGTTGACGAGGAGCTCCTCCAGACGATAGACGAGCTGTACACACTGATGCTTGAGCAGAGGACCCTCGAGGAAGAGCTGTTCGAGAAGGAGGCTGAAGAAGAGGAGGAAAAGGTCGAAGGAAATCCAGAAGTCGAAAAGGCCAAAGAAGCTATTATGAAGCTCCTGAGGGAGAAGGGCAAGGCCCTGTCCCACAAGTTCATCGTGAAGAAGCTTTCCTCGGAGTTCGACGAGGAAATAATAGAGGAAGCAATAACACAGCTCCTCGCCGACGGCGAGATCTACGAGCCGGAGATAGGCTTCTACGAGCCGCTCTGA